The Chryseolinea soli nucleotide sequence GACAGATCGGATAGGAGGGAGTCGGTTTGTCGTGAAGACCATGCTCTTGTTGCGCGAATTGAAAATTGTGCAAGGCATGACGCGGATGTATGAGAAACTTTTTGGACCCTCATCCCAAACCAGCGGGGGCACCCGCATGAAAAGGATGGTGGCCGATGAGCAGATCCCCTTTGGATCGGAGCGCTACCGTCGGGGGATGGAGCAGTTCAAGGCCAATCTGGACGAGACCCTGGATGTTTTCCAACAGCACAACATTCCGGTTTTTGTCAGCACGCTGGTGAGCAATGAAAGAGACTTGAAGCCCTTTGTCAGTTTTCGGGTGGACAGCGTAAAGCACCCCGGTTTCCGGGAAAGGTTTGCTTTTGCTATAAGGGCTCTTCGAGACAACGATCTTTCGCAGGCGTATCGTTATTTAAAGGAAGCGGATTCCATCTATGACGGCCATGCGCTGAGTCAATATTACCTGGGGAAGCTGGCGTACCGGTATGGAGACTATGAAAAAGCAAAGCGCGCTTTCCAAAGAGCAAAAGACTTTGACGGCCTTCGCTTCCGCGCCCCGGAAGAAGCGAATGATATCATCCGGCAGACGTGTAAGCAACATCGCAGCGCCTATGTTGTGGACGCAAAAGCTTTTTTCGAAAGGGCGTCGTCACACGGGGTGACGGGCGATGCGCTGATCCTCGAGCACGTCCATCCCAACCTGACGGGCTATGGCTTGTTATCGGACGCGTTTTACGAGGCCTTAAAAAAGGAGAATCTTATCGCAACGGATGCACAAAAAGAAATGACCGTAGAGCAGCTGCTGCGGGTAATGCCGATCACGAAGGTGGATTCCCTTGCGGGTCTGTATAAGATAGATCGTCTAAAAAGAAGCTGGCCTTTCCGCGAAGCCCTTCGCCGCGATTCCGTGAAAGTGGAGACCTACGAAGAAATGCTGGCGTTGAAACTGGCCAACCGACAAGTGACTTGGCAAGCGGCCAACGACAGCCTGTACGTGTACTATTTGGCAAAACGCGACTTCCGCGCGGCAAAGACCGTGATGGAAACCCTGGCGCTCGAATATCCGGACGACGCGGCGTTCTATGAGAAGGCGGCGATGTTGAGTGGCGAGATAAACGAATTGTCCGATGCACTCGTATATTTCCAGAATGCCTTTCGCCGCGCACCCACAACCGAGAAAGCGAGATACCTTTTTGTTCTTTACCTGAAACAAGACCGGCCAGCCGATGCCATACCGTATTTGGACTATGCCATCGCTCACAGCCCTTCACGCGCTGCGCTGCTGCCGGTGAAAACTTATGCGGAAAAAATAGTCAAGCTTCAGACTATTCAGAAAAAAGATACCGCCAACGTGATGCTTTTGAATGAGATTGCGCAAGCCTATTATCGTATGGACAACCGGGATGCAACAGAAAAGTACATTGGTAAAATATTTAAACTCGATGCACGCAATGCCACCGCGCTGGCATTGCAGGCAAAGCTTGGTCACAAGTAAAACGAAACGGGAAGCATGAAGTCATTCGTTACATCGGTTACGCGAAAGCAATGTTTGGAATTCGGGCAGGTGGCTGTGCTGATCGCGTTGCTGGCTGCCCTTTATTTTAGAGATGACCACGGGTTCCTCTTGGCGGCTTTGTTTTTGACATTGGTTACGATCGTGGTTCCCACGGTATTTTATCCATTTGCCGTGGTGTGGTTCGCGCTGGCAAAACTATTGGCAGCAGTAGTGCCGCCGGTGGTGCTTGGCATTTTGTTTTTTGTGATGGTGACGCCCCTCGGTTTCGTGCGGCGGATGTTGGGACGCGATACTTTGCGGCTTCGTCAATTCAAAAAGGGAAGATCGTCGGTGATGAACGACCGTGACCATGTCTATACAGCGGATGACCTGAAAGATACATTTTGAATACTTAAAATTTAAAGCCATCGAATTTCTAAAAGAACTCCTGCGCTTTCTACGCACCCGGAAAAAGTTCTGGCTGCTGCCGCTTATTGTGGTGCTGTTGCTTTTCGCGGTGCTCATCGCGCTGACCAGCGCCTCGGCCTTGGCACCTTTCATCTACGCTTTGTTCTAATATGGCGCGGATCGTTATCCTGGGCATTTCGGCATTCTATCACGACAGTGCTGCGGCGCTTATCGTGAACGGAACCATCGTAGCCGCCGCGCAGGAAGAACGCTTTACCCGGAAGAAACACGACGCAGGCTTTCCCATCCACGCCATCCGTTACGTGTTGCGGGAGGCGGGTGTCGACTTTGATGACCTCACGACGATCGCGTTTTACGACAAGCCCTTATTGAAGTTTGAACGCTTGCTGGAAACCTATCACGCTTTTGCACCCCGCGGTTTGGTGAGCTTTATTACTGCGCTTCCCGTGTGGATGAAAGAAAAGCTCTTTATGAAGAATGTATTGCGCAAGCAATTAAAAGCTTTGGGGGATGCCCGCGTGCCGATGCTTTTCCCGGAACATCACCTGTCGCATGCGGCCAGCGCCTTTTATCCTTCGCCTTTCGAGGAAGCAGCTATTCTGACCATCGATGGCGTCGGGGAATGGGCTACCACCACGTTGTGTTATGGGAAATCCAACACGATAAAAATTTTAAAGGAGCTTCATTTTCCACATTCCGTTGGACTATTATATGCGGCCTTCACCTATTACCTCGGTTTCAAGATAAACAGTGGAGAGTATAAAGTAATGGGGCTGGTGCCGTATGGCGACATGGCTTCACCCCAAACCAATGAATTCCGCCAAAAAATTCTCTCCACGCTCGTCGACGTGAGAGAAGACGGTTCGATACTCCTCAACATGGACTTTTTCGACTTCGCCACTCAACTCACGATGACGCGAGACGAGAAATGGGAAAGTCTCTTTGACCTGCCCCGCCGTGAGTCGGAATCGGAAATACGGCAAGTACACATGAATCTTGCCCTGGCCTTGCAGCAGGTAACGGAGCAAATCGTGTTGATGCTCGCGCGCACGGCGCAGCAGCTCACCGGGAGCCGAAACCTGGTCATGGCCGGTGGCGTCGCGCTAAATTGTGTCGCCAACAGCAAGATCCGGGAGGCAGGTATATTCGATGCAGTATGGATTCAGCCCGCAGCGGGCGATGCCGGCGGTGCACTTGGTGCTGCATTGGCGGCCCATCACATCGGTCATCACCAGCCGCGGACGCCCACCCCGGGCGATGCGATGCAAAATGCTTACCTGGGTCCTGAATACACGGATAAGGAAATTCTCAATGCGGCTCAAAAATTCAATGCGCCGTTTCGTCGCTTTGAAAAGTTTTCGGACCTCACGGCGCAGGTGAGTGAAAAGATCGCCGCGGGAAAGATTGTCGGATGGTTTCAAGGTAGGATGGAGTTTGGGCCGCGGGCCTTGGGCAATCGGAGCATCCTGGGCGATCCGCGCAACCCGTCGCTGCAAAAGATGCTGAACCTGAAGATCAAGTCTCGTGAAGAGTTCAGGCCCTTTGCGCCCAGTGTTTTGCTGGAGGATCTTCAGGACTATTTCAAGACCACCGAGCCCTCACCCTACATGCTGTTTGTCGCCGCGCTGCGCTGCGAGCTGCGTCAACCTGAGCCGGAGCACTACCAGACGATGTCTTTGCACGACCGTCTTTATCATGTGCGGTCGGATGTGCCCGCCGTGACACACATCGATTATTCTGCACGCATCCAAACCGTGACCCGGGAAAGCAATCCGGAATTTTTCCAATTGCTACGCGACTTCAAAGCGATCAGCGGCTGCGGAATGCTGATCAATACATCGTTCAACGTGCGGGGC carries:
- a CDS encoding DUF5989 family protein, whose amino-acid sequence is MPLIVVLLLFAVLIALTSASALAPFIYALF
- a CDS encoding carbamoyltransferase; translation: MARIVILGISAFYHDSAAALIVNGTIVAAAQEERFTRKKHDAGFPIHAIRYVLREAGVDFDDLTTIAFYDKPLLKFERLLETYHAFAPRGLVSFITALPVWMKEKLFMKNVLRKQLKALGDARVPMLFPEHHLSHAASAFYPSPFEEAAILTIDGVGEWATTTLCYGKSNTIKILKELHFPHSVGLLYAAFTYYLGFKINSGEYKVMGLVPYGDMASPQTNEFRQKILSTLVDVREDGSILLNMDFFDFATQLTMTRDEKWESLFDLPRRESESEIRQVHMNLALALQQVTEQIVLMLARTAQQLTGSRNLVMAGGVALNCVANSKIREAGIFDAVWIQPAAGDAGGALGAALAAHHIGHHQPRTPTPGDAMQNAYLGPEYTDKEILNAAQKFNAPFRRFEKFSDLTAQVSEKIAAGKIVGWFQGRMEFGPRALGNRSILGDPRNPSLQKMLNLKIKSREEFRPFAPSVLLEDLQDYFKTTEPSPYMLFVAALRCELRQPEPEHYQTMSLHDRLYHVRSDVPAVTHIDYSARIQTVTRESNPEFFQLLRDFKAISGCGMLINTSFNVRGEPIVCTPQEAYAGFMRTGMDYLVMGNFLFDRREQPALPSGLEQHFPLD